The following nucleotide sequence is from Bacteroidales bacterium.
ATTTCTAAACTGTGAGGTCTGAAGATTAAGACAATGCAGATGATTAAAAACCTCGGGAAAATCCTTTTGTTTTCGGCGATAATAGTACTTTTGAACTTCGATTAACCCTTTAAATTTGACTTAAGATGAAAAAGTTGTTTTTCCTTTTACCAATGATTGCTTCATGTTTTGGCAATCCGGTGCATACTCAAACAGCCAGCATCACACTTTCTCATGTTAAATCCTGCAACAATACAACTACCCTGGTCCCCGCCAATGTGGTCAATTTTCTTAATGTCGGCGCGATGTCCCTTGATATTGCTTTCGACACGTTGGTTTGTAAATTCCAGTCATTAAAAAATATTCATCCCCAGTTTTCAGGGTTACTTTACAATGTGATTCCAGGACCGCAAACCAAACTCAGGATTTTATATTCAAACCTGGCGGGCGCTAATCTGGCAGCAGGGAAAATTTTTGATATTGAATTTCTTTATGTGGATGGACAAACGAACCTTCAGTTTCTTCTCAATGGTTGTGAACTGACCACCCCCAATTTTCAGATCATTCCAACTACATTTATCAACGGCAGCGTCAAACACCTTGTGACTATCGACCAGCAGCCTGTCAATCAATCTGTGCATCAACCCAATACTGCTACGTTTTCTGTAGTTGTCCAGGAGAATCCAACTTTTCAATGGCAGCAAAGCTTCAACAATGGTAATTCATGGGCAAATGTAACCAACTCATCTACTTTCCAGGGAGCAACCACTTCGCAATTGTCGATCTTCAATACTTCCACTTTCTTTAACGGGCGTCTTTTCCGATGCCTGGTTACAAACGAGGGTTGCCCCAAACTGTCAAACCAGGCTATCCTCACCGTCCTTCCCCCGCTTTATGATCAGACAATCAGCCTTCCTGCCGGATGGAGCAGCCTTTCAACATACCTCGACCCTTTAGAATCTGAATTGGATGATTTGTTTTCGCAAATCGATGATGAACTGGTTATCCTTATCACCGGCAGCCTGATGTATTATCCTGCCGAAGGGATCAATACAATTGGCACATTTGACCCGCAGGCCGGGTATTCAATTAAACTCTCTGAAGCAGCCGACCTGACGATCACCGGAACAATGCAAACGGATAAAACGATCGAAATTCCGGCCGGATGGAGCTACCTCCCGGTGATTAACAACTGTGAAACGTCCATCCTGACACTGTTCGGTGCAGCCATCAGCCAGGTTATGATCATCAAAGAGATTGCCGGCTCGAGTGTGTTTTGGCCGGGATTAAACATCACAACTTTGACCGACCTGATACCAGGCCGGGCCTATATGGTCAATCTAACGGCGCCCGCACAGGTCACGTTCCCAGGTTGCAAATAACCACTTCATTGACCACTTTCCAAACAATACACCAATGGGTTTGATGCAACAGTTTCCAGTCAGCCGATCAACGATATCAATTCCTTTTATCGGTAAGGTTCATAGTAAATTTTTTGAAAACACAAACCCCGGCATTATGCGGGCTGAAGAAAGCCTCATCGAAGTATTTGAACCTTACAGTGAAGGGCTACTAAAAATCGAATACAACGACTACCTTGAGGTTTATTTTTATTTTAATAAGGCCGAAACGGCAAAATTAACTACGCATAGCTACAGCGGGGAATTCAAAGGTATTTTTGCCACTCGAAGCTCCGATCGACCGTCAGCGATTGGAAGCACCATTGTAAAATTGATCGAACGCAAGGGAAATGTTTTAAAGGTACTTGGCTTAGATGCTCTTGACGGTACTCCGGTGATTGATCTCAAACCTATTCATATACCATTTACTGAAGAAAAACTGAATGAAGTTGCCATCAGCAGCCGTAAAATGAGTCCGAGAAAAGGCGTTCTTTCCAATGTATGGACAGGCAGGACTGATTTATTGCTTCTGGATGCAGCAGAACTTCACGGACATTTCTGCACCGGGCTGGCTCTGGGCATCATGATGGCAACAAAAGCAATGCAGATGATCAGGAACACATGCGAAGGGCTTGATAGCCTTTCTGTTATTGTTGAAAAAAATGACTGCAGCCTGGATGGAATTCAATTTGTTACAGGCTGTACATTTGGAAATAATAAACTGACCCTGAATGAAACCGGAAGTCTTGTCATGATCCTCACCAAAGGGAATGATAAAGCAATCAAAATATCACTTCGTCCGGATGCCATCGATTATATGAAGCAGGAAAGTCCTCAAATTAAAGAATTTATTTATAGCCCGGGTATAATGCAATCAGCGAATTCGCAATTTGCCAGGTTGAAAATTGACCAGGTTTTTGGGTTGCTAACACTCGACTTTGACCGGATTTTTGAGGTCATGGAATGGCCGGTTTAATTACCGGAACTATAAAAAAGTGGAATTCACCCTCTCTCCCTCGGCTCCACGTGTATTGTAGCTTCGATGGAGAGGGCAGAGCGGATGCTTGTCTGTATGGCGGTGACGAGGGTGTGCGAATCTTCAACGCTCATGGTGTTGGGCAGGCGGATGTGGAAGGTGATTTCCTGGTGTTCACCGTAACTGTGAACGTGTATATGATGGATTTGCATATCGTGTTCTGATTGTGTGCCGGCGATCTCTTTGATTTGCTTTACCAGTGCAGGATCGGGGGCTTCGCCAAGGAGTTTGCTGATGGTGTCTTTAAGGATTTCGTATCCGGCGTAAGCAATCATCACGGCAACAATGATTCCGAGCACTCCGTCCATCCACCAGAAATATCTTCCAAGGAAAATGCCTACAAGGATGATAAGCGAGGAGATGGCGTCGGTTCGATGATGCCATGCATCGGCTTTTAAGGAAAGGTAGCCGGTCTTTTTCCAAGCCCAGAATGCATATTGTGAAAGCGCCTCTTTGAGGACAATAGATATGATGGTTGCGATGATGGCGATTTTCCCGAAAACGACAATTTCGCGATTGTTTAGTTTCAGGATGGATTCTTTAAGAAACTCGAACGCTACGAAACCGAGGAAGGCCGCGATAAGTACAGAGGCGATCAGTTCGGCGCGGCCATGACCAAAAGGATGCTCGCGGTCGGGTGGCTTGGATGATACTTTTGCGCCTATCAGCACGATGAGCGAGCTGAGGGAGTCGGAGAGCGTGTGCCAGGCGTCTGCAATGATAGCCACAGAACCAGTTACCATTCCAGCCCAGTATTTCAGAATAAAGAGTAATGTATTTACAACAATTGAAATCCACCCTTCGTCCCGGGCTAATTTGCTTTTTGAGGTCGTTCGGGTTTTGTTATCTGATTCCATTTTTCATTTTATGTTCGGCAAAAGTACATACTCATACTTTTACCGCCAAGCCAAAGTGAAAGAATTAATTAATAATTATGTGCTTGCCAAAAAACTCTGTTGAAAATCATTGATTGCCCCAACCCTCCCGAAGTCTCGGGATAAATTCCGGGAGCAATGATATTCAACGATTTACTCCCTTTTCCCGAAGGTATCCCTGTGGGAAGGGCGGGGTAATTAAATCGTTGAAAATCAAATTCAGGGTGTTTTATGGCAATCACTATTTATATAAAAAAGGCTGCCCGTGTTGAGCAGCCTTGTGAATATTTATCGAATACCGATTGCACTTTCAATATAGTCCAATTTCGACTTCGTCTCATTGTACTATTTTCAAGTAGCATCGGCATTTACTCCCGAATATTCGGGATAAAATTATAAAATGGTTTGGACCATTTTATAATTACAATTGGTATAAGTTCTTAGAAAGTAACCCTACCGGAAAGTCCAATAACGGTCGCCTTGTTATCCTGACTTGTGGTTATTTTGTTGCTTGCGTCAACTCCTGTAACCACTGTGGTAGCAAGGTTTTCAACTTCCAGTGCAACAGAGAAACCGTGCTTTAGTGGGAAGATGAAATCGCCGTAAAGCATTGAATTCTTTTCTACTGCACCAAGATTGAAATCATCGCTGCTGTTGTTGTCCATGCCGTAACCAATCACAACGGTCATCCAGTCGGTTACCTGTGAGGTAGCATTGAGCCAGAAACCGGTGCTTTTACGATCATATTCAGTGGGTTTTCCGGCAGCATCCAGGGTATAGTAATAATTACCGGCAGCGCTGAAAAGGTTGCCATTGTTTAGGTTTGTCCCTGTATTGAACTCACCGAGCAGAGAAAAGTATTTATCAAACGGAAGATTAAAATCCAAACCAATTCCGGTTGTGTTAAAAGTGAAATCTTCAGCAAGTACATTTGGTCCTACAGTTGTGCCTTTCAACTCTTTGAATGCAGCAGTAGCAAAAGAAACCCCGACGACATATTTCTTGTCGAATTTACCGGAGAGTCTGGCCTGGATCATTGGCGACCCGGAGCGGTTGTCTTTCCCAAGGCCGGCTTCTTCTCTTGCGCCTTCACCGAATGAAACCTGGATCATTGGATCAACAAAGTCGGTTGTCGTGGTATAGCTCAATTGGATTTGCGCCCTGCGGAATCCCATATTGCCTGCAAACCACATGTTACCATTGGTATTCACGGTGTTTGCGTTGTTGGGCGAAAACAGATCCCATTGCTGGCCAAACCGTGCTTCGAAACCATCCTTGGCGATGGAAGCATAGCCTAAACGAATACGTGGTTTGAGGTTGGCGTCGCTGGGTCCATTGTAAAAATCAATTTCTACCAACCCGCCAACTTTCACTTTTTCTCCGGTTACCCCTTTAAGCCCGAGACGCGTGTGCTGAGCCGTAAAACTAATAGCTGACTCTTCCACGCCACTGGCAAACTGCGGCGTTGTAATGTAATTGTTTGCCTGGTTTCCCCAGGAATAAACACCGTCAGTAGCATAAAACATGTCGCCTTTGATAAACCCGTAGGGTGTCAGTTGCAGTTTCTTGTTTTCTTCTTTTTGTGTCTCCTGAGCGATGGATACCTGCATTGATACAAAAAGCCCCAATGCGACGAATGCTAAAACTTTACGTAACATAATGATTTTGTTTGATTTGGTTAATAAAATTCTTTGATTAAAACTTTTGCAAAACTAAATTGATTTTGTTGATGATAACTGGTTTTTGATTGAAATAGGATACTTACATTTCATTTCAGGATTTGTCAATTTCCCTATAACAGTCGCGGGTTTCAACCACTTTAATAAAATTAAGATAATCAGCTTTTTGATTCAGATTTTCGTACCAGTTGCTATTTTCAAAATTGATGAAGCGTACTTTGGCAAAATTCAACAACCCGATAATGCGGCGGCAGTTATTGTTGAGAACAGTTTCGGCACTTGGAATCACACTTTTGTTGTAAACCGCAAAGAGTGGTTCGTAATGATTTTCTTCTCCAACAGGTAATACCATATCTACATCATCAGCCAGCTGGATCATATCGCTGATCAGCTTTGTGTTCATCACAGGAATATCGCAGGCTGTAATGAAATTCACTGCATTGTTTGATGCTTGCAGGCAGGAATAAATTCCCATCAATGGGCCTTTGTCTTTCTCGACATCAGTGACGACACGCAAATTCAAAAAAGCATATTTCTCCGGCTCATTTGCCCCAATGATGATTTCATCAAACCTGTCCCTTAACTGGTCAACAATATGAGCGATGAGCGGCTTACCATTTACCGGAAGCAAACTTTTGTCTTCACCCATCCGGGAGCTTTTACCTCCGGCAAGGACAATGGCGGTTGCTTTTTCTCTGACCATCCAGGCGTTATTTTTGAGAATAACTCTTTCCGGCGGGAAGTTCCAACTCATGTTGTCAAACTCGATGATCTTGCTGGCATAGCGAATCACCCTGGCGCAATTGGGTTTGATGGTTTTATCTTTCAAATTCTTAATTACCAGGAAAATGGACGGTTCCAGAACGTTTCTAACGCCGTTGGATTCGCAAACTACTGCCACATCATCAGGAATTAGTTTCAGCAAAGCATCAATTCCTTTGTCCAGCGCTGTGGAGGAAACTTTGAGCCAGTAAACCTTTTTTGCGCCAGAAACCAACATTCGCGAAGTGTCCTTTTCCCCGTCCAGCCCTGTTTCTTCGATGATTTCAAAATCGCCGACCAGCGAACTGCAAACCCCGCATCCTTCGCCTCCGCGTGGGCATTTGCCCTCTTTTTTATTGATTGTTGTGACCTTCAACCCATAGACCTCTTGCTGTACCGACCAGGTTTTAATCAGTCGGCAGGCAAATTCTGTTTTACCGGTATTCCTTCCGGTAGAACCTATGATGATGAAGCTGGGTTTAGGAATCATTCTGCGCTTTTGAGTGTTGAAAAAAGCGAATATCCGGAGGTTCCGGACATTCGCTTTTTTATTGTGAACTATTGATGAGTAAAAATTAATCAGTAATCGGCTTGTTATTTACAAAGAATGAGAAAAGTAAACCGATCGCAAGTAAGATTGCACCAGCGATGAATGAGTATGTGGAAGCATCGGCTGAAAAATTGTCTTTCATATAAGCCACGATTTGTGGTCCAAGAACACCACCGGCTGACCATGCAGTGAGGATGGTTCCGTAAACAACCGGCATAAGACGAGGAGTGAAAACATCACCGACAAATGAAGGCATTGTACCGAAACCGCCGCCGTAGCAAAGCAGGATGTAACAAACCAATAAACCAAAGAGGTACGGATTGCCAACAAATAGCAGAATGATGAAAACGATGATTTGAGAAGCGAGAATCCATCTGAACGTTTGAACACGACCAAGCTTGTCGGACATACCACCCCAGAAGAAACGGCCAATACCGTTAAATAATGAACTGATAGCAATCAAAGTAGCACCAATGGATGCGAGTGCAACGGGATCAGTGCCGGGTTTGAATTTAGCCCAGATGTCCTGCATCAATGGCGACTGGAAACTGATAAACATGATACCGGCGGTAACATTTATAAATAAAAGCATCCACATAAAGAAAAACTTGCTGGTGCGGATTGCCTGACCGGCTGTAATCGGAACAACGGTTGTTGATGATGCTTTAACCACTGGTGGTTTGTAGCCTTCCGGTACAAAATCAGCGGGAGGAAAAACTACGAAATAGGCCGAAATGACTCCAATGACCAGAAGTGTTAGGCCGATGTACAAAAATCCACTGATCAGGTTCTGGTCTGCGATCCCCATCATAACGGGAGCTATCACTTTGGACATCAGCAATGCGCCAAATCCAAATCCCATAACAACCATACCTGTAACCAGGCCTTTCTTGTCGGGGAACCATTTTGCCGCCGAAACAACAGGGGTTACATAACCAAGGCCAAGACCGATACCGCCAATCAATCCAAACCCGATATAAAGTACAGGCAAACTGTGCATACTGAAGGCCAGAGCAGCTAACAAATAACCGATAGCATGGAGAGATACTCCAATGATAGCAAGTTTTCTCGGGCCATATTTTGGAAGGTTGATCCCTCCCCATGCGGCTGCAAAACCAATAAAGGCAATACTTAAACTAAAAGCCCAGGCTACAGCTGTATTGCTCCAGCCATACTCATTTACTATCAGTTTCTGAAAGAAACTCCATGAATAAATTGTACCCAGTACAATCATTAACAATGTGCACATGATGGCAATCAGCCATCGATTTTGTTTTTTTGTCTCCATTTGTAATTTGATTAATTTTTAATGATTACTAATTATTTATATAAAGCTCAAATTCGTTTCTGTACTTCTGAATCATGGTTTTGATAGGGTAGGAGTAGGCTTCTCCTGTTGGGCAGAGGGTATTCCCTTTAATGTTATCGCAGAACCAGATCACTTTCTCCAGGTCGCCGGGTTCACCTTGTTTGTTGGCCACTTTTTTTAGCAGGCTGGCAATCATTCCTGATCCCATCCGGCATGGTGTGCATTGGCCGCAGGATTCATGATTGTAAAACTGGATGGTGCGTGCTGCAATGTCGGGCATCGAAAATTCTTCGCCAATCACCATTACTCCGCCTGAACCGAGTGATGTCCCGTAATCGAAGCATGATTCATAATCCATTCTTAACCCGGCGCCTTTTTCTAATTCTTCTGGTTTTAAAATCGGAACGGATAAGCCACCAACAATAACCCCCTTCACTTTACCTTTATAGCCGCCGGCCATTTTGATCAGATCGGCATAGGATACACCCATTGGGCATTCATATACGCCCGGCTTGTTTACGGCGCCTGAAACGCCAAAAAGTTTGAAACCATAACCAGCCTGAGAGCCCCATTGCTTAAATGAGATACCTCCTTTATCTACAATGTAGGGGATACTTGCTAATGTTTCAACGTTGTTTACGATAGTCGGGCAACCATATAATCCTTCAATAGCCGGGAATGGCGGTTTCATGCGCGGAAGTCCTCTCTTACCTTCGAGTGATTCAATCAGGGCTGTTTCTTCTCCGCAAATGTAAGATCCTGCCCCCTGATGAACAATGATGTTTAAATCGCCAAGTTGCCCGTCCTTTTTAGCCTCTTCAATAGCTTTTTCCAAAATCTCGGCTATCCAGCTAAATTCACCCCGAATGTAAATGAATGCCAGCTTGCAACCGAGAGCATAGGCTGAGATGGCCATCCCTTCGATGAGCAGATGCGGGTCATAAGCGAGTATTTGTCTGTCCTTAAAAGTCCCGGGTTCACCTTCGTCAGCATTGCAGATCAGGTAAATGGGTTTTCCTGTATTTTTTGGAGCAAATCCCCATTTAATGCCGGTTGGGAAGCCGGCTCCTCCGCGCCCCCTCAATTCCGATGTTTTGACTTCCTGAATGATCTCCTCTGGCTTCATCTTTAAAGCTTTTTTCAAAATCTGGTAACCACCATGTTTCTTGTAAACCTCAATCGATTTTGCATTTTCAACTCCCCTGTTTTTCAGCAACACATTGCACATCGATCCCCAGTTGTATTCAACAGGCAACTCAGGTATGACGCCTTTTCTTAACGAGTCGATGAGCATGTCCACCTTCTCTTTGGTCATCAGCTCATAATACTTATCATTGACCTGGATAACAGGACAAGTACCACACGAAGCCAGGCATTCCACTTTTGAAAGGGTAAAAAGTCCGTCGGGTGTGGTTTCGCCGTGTTTGATCCCGAGCTTTTTGCTCAGATAGTCAAAAATTTCTTCAGCTCCCATAAGAGTGGCCGGTATGTTAGTGTCAACCTGAAGGTGGTATTTTCCAACCTGATGGTCCACGTTGAACATCGAATAATATGTAGCTACACCATAAGCCCTTGAATCGGTCACACCAATAATCTGAGCGACCTCCTTAACCAACTCTTTAGTCAGGTTATTTTCGTGGGCCTTTTGAACCATTGTAAGCGATGGAAGTAAGGCTGATTCCTTTTTGGGATATTTGGCCATTAATTCCTCTATTTTGTTTTTAAGTTCTATTTTCATCTAAAATCCAATTAAGTAGTAGGATTAAAAATTATCAATTCAATTTCTCAAGTTTGATGGAACAAACCTTGTATTCAGGTATTTTGGCTACTGGATCGAGCGCGTCGTTTGTTAATACGTTGGCGGCTGATTCGGCAAAGTGGAAAGGAATAAAGACCAGGCCTTCCATAATTTTAGGTGTTACCTGGGCAGCGATCTCAATTGAACCTCTTCGGGTAGAAACTTTTACCATTTCGCCATCCTGAATATTCAGCCTTTCTGCATCCATCGTATTGATTTCGATTGCGCCGTGAGGTCTGAGACCGTTCAGTACCTTCGAACGTCTTGTCATAGAGCCTGTGTGATAATGCTGCAGTAACCTTCCGGTTGTAAGTATAAATGGATATTCCTCATCGGTCATCTCATTCGGCGGACGGTAATCAATGGCTTTAAGCAATCCTTTACCGCGGGCAAATTTACCGATGTGCAGAATTGGTGTTCCCGGATGCTCTTCCGTTGGACATGGCCATCTTAAACCGGCGCCTTTTTTTAATCTCTCGTAGCTGATCCCTTTATAAGAAGGCGTCAGGTTTCTGATTTCAGCATAAAGGGTTTCGACAGTATCCGGGAAATTCTCGCATCCAAGTCGTTTGGCTATTTCGGCAATGATTTCATGATCCCATTTTGCGCCAACAGGGGGGTTTAATGCCTGCTCCGAAAGTTGAACACGACGTTCGGTATTGGTGAAGGTACCTGTCTTTTCCGCAAATGCGCAGGCAGGTAGGACAACGTCAGCAATCTGTGCAGTTTCGGTTAAAAAGATGTCCTGAACAACCACAAAATCAAATTTTTCGAACTGCTTGCGTGCATGACGCAGGTTAGGGTCGGAGATCATCGGGTTTTCACCCATAATGTATACAGCCTTGATGCTTTCACCGGCATTTTTCACCATCATAGTGATGGTCTGACCGACTTTGTCATCCATATCTTCAAGTTTCAATCCCCATGCATCAGCAAATTTCTTACGGGCATCCTCATTTACAACCGGTTGATAAGCGGTGAAAACGTTTGGTAAGCCTCCCATATCACAGGCGCCCTGTACATTGTTTTGTCCGCGCAAAGGATTTACACCTGTGCCTTCGAGTCCGTAATTTCCAAGGATCATCTGAAGGTTGGCCACAGCCATCACATTGTCAACGCCGTGTGAGTGCTGGGTTATCCCCATTGCATAGAAAAAAGCACCCCGGCCGGAAGTGGCATAAAGGCGTGCTGCTTCTGTCAATTGCTCTTTTGGGATTCCACTGATTTGTTCCACTTTTTCGGGAGTGTAAAACTCAAGGCTTTTTACATACTCGTCCCACCCTTCTGTCCGCTCTTCAATGAATTCCTTGTTGTGCCAGTTGTTTTTTATGATAATGTGCTGCATCCCCATCAGCCAGGCATTGTCTGAGCCTGGATTTTGTTTCATGTGAATGTCTGCTATACTTGCCAGACCAATATCACGCGGGTCAACAACAATCAGTTTCACCCCTTTTTGTTTAACGGCTTTCTTAATCATACCGCCAAATACCGGGTGATTCCACGTGGTATTGGTTCCTGTTACGATGATTACATCAGATTTTTCGGTTTCCTGCATGCTATTGGTCATAGCGCCTGAACCTAACGTGGTTGCCAGTCCCGCAACCGTAGAGCTGTGTCACAATCGGGCGCAGTGATCGATGTTATTGGTTCCAATAACACCTCTCGCCAGCCTCATTAATGCGTAGTTTTCCTCGTTTGATACACGGGCAGAGGTGAAAAACCCGATGGCACCGGGGCCATATTCTGCCTTTATCGATCCCAATTTTTCAGCGACCAGATCGAGCGCTTCCTCCCATGTAGCTTCTTCCAGTTGACCGTTTTTACGGATCAATGGAGTTTTTAACCTGTCGTCACGGTTTAAAAAGTCAAAACCAAAGCGGCCTTTTACGCAAAGCATTCCTTTATTGGTCTGCTCCTGCCAGTTCTCTTCGGTTCCCATTGAATATACCCACTTATTATCCTTGATATACATATCGATGGAGCAACCAACCCCGCAATACGTACAGATGGTTTTTTTCTTTTCCAGTTCCCAGAAAGGGCCTTTTCCTTTTGCGTTTTTAAACGTCAATGCGCCAACCGGGCACACCTGAACGCACTCTCCGCATTGAACGCAACTTGATTCCCCCATTGGTTTATCATCGTCGCAAATAACCCTTGTGTTTCCCGATCGCCAGCCAAAGTCAAGTACCTCGTGCATAACATTGTTATTACAGGCTACGATACACCTGCCGCATTGAATACATTTATTTGCA
It contains:
- a CDS encoding cation transporter; translated protein: MESDNKTRTTSKSKLARDEGWISIVVNTLLFILKYWAGMVTGSVAIIADAWHTLSDSLSSLIVLIGAKVSSKPPDREHPFGHGRAELIASVLIAAFLGFVAFEFLKESILKLNNREIVVFGKIAIIATIISIVLKEALSQYAFWAWKKTGYLSLKADAWHHRTDAISSLIILVGIFLGRYFWWMDGVLGIIVAVMIAYAGYEILKDTISKLLGEAPDPALVKQIKEIAGTQSEHDMQIHHIHVHSYGEHQEITFHIRLPNTMSVEDSHTLVTAIQTSIRSALSIEATIHVEPRERG
- a CDS encoding molybdenum cofactor guanylyltransferase, encoding MIPKPSFIIIGSTGRNTGKTEFACRLIKTWSVQQEVYGLKVTTINKKEGKCPRGGEGCGVCSSLVGDFEIIEETGLDGEKDTSRMLVSGAKKVYWLKVSSTALDKGIDALLKLIPDDVAVVCESNGVRNVLEPSIFLVIKNLKDKTIKPNCARVIRYASKIIEFDNMSWNFPPERVILKNNAWMVREKATAIVLAGGKSSRMGEDKSLLPVNGKPLIAHIVDQLRDRFDEIIIGANEPEKYAFLNLRVVTDVEKDKGPLMGIYSCLQASNNAVNFITACDIPVMNTKLISDMIQLADDVDMVLPVGEENHYEPLFAVYNKSVIPSAETVLNNNCRRIIGLLNFAKVRFINFENSNWYENLNQKADYLNFIKVVETRDCYREIDKS
- the nuoF gene encoding NADH-quinone oxidoreductase subunit NuoF — its product is MKIELKNKIEELMAKYPKKESALLPSLTMVQKAHENNLTKELVKEVAQIIGVTDSRAYGVATYYSMFNVDHQVGKYHLQVDTNIPATLMGAEEIFDYLSKKLGIKHGETTPDGLFTLSKVECLASCGTCPVIQVNDKYYELMTKEKVDMLIDSLRKGVIPELPVEYNWGSMCNVLLKNRGVENAKSIEVYKKHGGYQILKKALKMKPEEIIQEVKTSELRGRGGAGFPTGIKWGFAPKNTGKPIYLICNADEGEPGTFKDRQILAYDPHLLIEGMAISAYALGCKLAFIYIRGEFSWIAEILEKAIEEAKKDGQLGDLNIIVHQGAGSYICGEETALIESLEGKRGLPRMKPPFPAIEGLYGCPTIVNNVETLASIPYIVDKGGISFKQWGSQAGYGFKLFGVSGAVNKPGVYECPMGVSYADLIKMAGGYKGKVKGVIVGGLSVPILKPEELEKGAGLRMDYESCFDYGTSLGSGGVMVIGEEFSMPDIAARTIQFYNHESCGQCTPCRMGSGMIASLLKKVANKQGEPGDLEKVIWFCDNIKGNTLCPTGEAYSYPIKTMIQKYRNEFELYINN
- a CDS encoding SAM-dependent methyltransferase produces the protein MRAEESLIEVFEPYSEGLLKIEYNDYLEVYFYFNKAETAKLTTHSYSGEFKGIFATRSSDRPSAIGSTIVKLIERKGNVLKVLGLDALDGTPVIDLKPIHIPFTEEKLNEVAISSRKMSPRKGVLSNVWTGRTDLLLLDAAELHGHFCTGLALGIMMATKAMQMIRNTCEGLDSLSVIVEKNDCSLDGIQFVTGCTFGNNKLTLNETGSLVMILTKGNDKAIKISLRPDAIDYMKQESPQIKEFIYSPGIMQSANSQFARLKIDQVFGLLTLDFDRIFEVMEWPV
- the fdhF gene encoding formate dehydrogenase subunit alpha; translation: MENTLKVSIDGKFYETVPGKTVLEVARENGLYIPTLCYHARTGKAGKCRACLVKVEGIANLKESCALQVKDGMTVQTNTDAIKQVRKMIVELHLSNGEHNCIACERNGHCELQDMAYHLGIERPSFPIAHDHISIDDSSEGILRDANKCIQCGRCIVACNNNVMHEVLDFGWRSGNTRVICDDDKPMGESSCVQCGECVQVCPVGALTFKNAKGKGPFWELEKKKTICTYCGVGCSIDMYIKDNKWVYSMGTEENWQEQTNKGMLCVKGRFGFDFLNRDDRLKTPLIRKNGQLEEATWEEALDLVAEKLGSIKAEYGPGAIGFFTSARVSNEENYALMRLARGVIGTNNIDHCARLUHSSTVAGLATTLGSGAMTNSMQETEKSDVIIVTGTNTTWNHPVFGGMIKKAVKQKGVKLIVVDPRDIGLASIADIHMKQNPGSDNAWLMGMQHIIIKNNWHNKEFIEERTEGWDEYVKSLEFYTPEKVEQISGIPKEQLTEAARLYATSGRGAFFYAMGITQHSHGVDNVMAVANLQMILGNYGLEGTGVNPLRGQNNVQGACDMGGLPNVFTAYQPVVNEDARKKFADAWGLKLEDMDDKVGQTITMMVKNAGESIKAVYIMGENPMISDPNLRHARKQFEKFDFVVVQDIFLTETAQIADVVLPACAFAEKTGTFTNTERRVQLSEQALNPPVGAKWDHEIIAEIAKRLGCENFPDTVETLYAEIRNLTPSYKGISYERLKKGAGLRWPCPTEEHPGTPILHIGKFARGKGLLKAIDYRPPNEMTDEEYPFILTTGRLLQHYHTGSMTRRSKVLNGLRPHGAIEINTMDAERLNIQDGEMVKVSTRRGSIEIAAQVTPKIMEGLVFIPFHFAESAANVLTNDALDPVAKIPEYKVCSIKLEKLN
- a CDS encoding OFA family MFS transporter is translated as METKKQNRWLIAIMCTLLMIVLGTIYSWSFFQKLIVNEYGWSNTAVAWAFSLSIAFIGFAAAWGGINLPKYGPRKLAIIGVSLHAIGYLLAALAFSMHSLPVLYIGFGLIGGIGLGLGYVTPVVSAAKWFPDKKGLVTGMVVMGFGFGALLMSKVIAPVMMGIADQNLISGFLYIGLTLLVIGVISAYFVVFPPADFVPEGYKPPVVKASSTTVVPITAGQAIRTSKFFFMWMLLFINVTAGIMFISFQSPLMQDIWAKFKPGTDPVALASIGATLIAISSLFNGIGRFFWGGMSDKLGRVQTFRWILASQIIVFIILLFVGNPYLFGLLVCYILLCYGGGFGTMPSFVGDVFTPRLMPVVYGTILTAWSAGGVLGPQIVAYMKDNFSADASTYSFIAGAILLAIGLLFSFFVNNKPITD